From the genome of Antennarius striatus isolate MH-2024 chromosome 19, ASM4005453v1, whole genome shotgun sequence, one region includes:
- the LOC137613804 gene encoding low choriolytic enzyme-like — protein MILRMNNGSSDFLLEGDLFIPRVRNAMKCFNKPYSCLWPKSANGKVEIPFLISDGYDKSERNEILQATKDIESKTCIHFIPRETQRAYLSIEPKFGCYSFLGRLGVKQVVSLQRFGCVSRGIIQHELLHALGFYHEHNRSDRDNYVRILWHNLYSYYSSNFQKKNTDNLNTPYDYSSIMHYGRTAFGKFGAETIIPIPDPSVAIGQRNGLSDIDIRRINKLYKCCSYDS, from the exons ATGATTCTGAGGATGAATAATG GATCTAGTGATTTTCTGCTGGAAGGAGACTTGTTCATTCCCAGAGTCAGGAATGCTATGAAGTGCTTTAATAAACCCTATAGCTGTCTGTGGCCAAAGTCCGCTAATGGGAAAGTGGAAATCCCTTTTCTCATCAGTGATGGATATG ATAAGTCTGAGAGAAATGAGATTCTCCAAGCAACGAAGGACATTGAATCCAAGACCTGCATTCACTTCATTCCACGTGAGACTCAGAGGGCATACTTAAGCATTGAACCAAAATTTGG CTGTTACTCTTTCCTGGGTCGATTGGGAGTCAAGCAGGTGGTGTCGCTGCAAAGGTTTGGCTGCGTAAGTCGCGGCATCATCCAGCATGAGCTGCTGCATGCCTTGGGTTTCTACCATGAACACAACCGAAGCGACCGCGACAACTACGTGAGAATCCTTTGGCACAATCTCTACAGCT ATTACAGCTCAAACTTCCAAAAGAAGAACACAGATAATCTCAACACCCCATATGACTATTCCTCCATTATGCATTATGGAAG GACTGCCTTTGGAAAGTTTGGAGCAGAAACCATAATTCCCATCCCGGACCCTTCTGTTGCCATTGGGCAGAGAAATGGTCTGTCTGACATCGACATCCGCAGAATCAACAAGCTCTACAAATGTTGCAGTTATGATAGTTAG